A window of the Tenebrio molitor chromosome 1, icTenMoli1.1, whole genome shotgun sequence genome harbors these coding sequences:
- the LOC138124010 gene encoding uncharacterized protein, whose amino-acid sequence MPKQKISLREKILQWTSKKDLYEIKSTREMFCKACGKLFICEKKCHLQQHEQTAIHKENIMTPLRQTLLTQNLEESANSTFNMELCNVFLAANIPWHKLQNPAFQNFLTKYCGRKIPDESTLRKNYLPKCYKDTIDRIRNELDPFNIWVSVDETTDALGRYVANCLVGKLSEDEPGKSYLLASKQLERTNHETIARFVNQSLEILWSTRVVAEKFLLFVTDGAPYMIKSGRHLKVFYPKIVHVTCLAHALNLVAEKIRYQYEDVDNLISNVKKIFVKAPLRVEMYKEKLKEMPLPPQPILTRWGTWLQAAMFYSEHFDSIKEVVMSFDGSSAVAIQKAQSIMKKPGIKNQLIYVRSNFKIICESITQLEKNGLPLTDSIKIVENVFTSLKKSPGPVAAVALKKLEDVTEKNPGYKFLLELARIFRGEDVPEHDTKMEEIYYKFAPITSCEVERSFSKYKSILVDNRQCFKVENLEQYLVCNVNT is encoded by the exons atgccgaaacaaaaaattagtttacgcgaaaaaatattacagtggacaagcaagaaagatttatatgaaataaaatcaacccgagaaatgttttgtaaagcttgtggtaaactg tttatatgcgaaaaaaaatgtcacttgcaacagcatgagcaaacggccatccataaagagaacattatgacaccgcttcggcaaacgttgctgacacagaacttggaggaatcggcaaatagtacattcaatatggaactttgtaacgtctttttagctgccaatataccatggcacaaactacaaaatcctgcgtttcagaattttctgacaaaatattgtggtagaaaaattccggatgagtctactttacggaaaaattatttaccaaaatgctacaaagat actattgaccgcattcggaatgagctggatccttttaacatatgggtttcagttgacgaaacaacagatgcacttgggcgatatgtggcgaattgtctggttgggaaactttcagaagatgaacctggaaaatcttatcttttggcgtctaaacaattagaaagaacaaatcatgagacaatagctagattcgtaaatcaatctttag aaatcttgtggagtaccagagttgttgctgaaaagtttcttttgtttgtaacggatggagcaccatatatgataaaatctggtagacaccttaaggtgttttatccaaaaattgtgcatgtcacatgcttagcgcatgctttaaatctagtggctgaaaaaattcgctatcaatatgaagatgtggataatttaatttcgaacgtgaaaaaaattttcgttaaggcacctttgagagttgaaatgtacaaagaaaaactaaaagaaatgccactgcctccacagccaattttaacacgatggggaacatggcttcaggctgctatgttttacagcgaacactttgattccattaaagaa gttgtcatgtcctttgatggaagttctgctgttgctattcaaaaagcacagtctataatgaagaaacccggaataaaaaaccaattaatttatgttcgcagtaattttaaaataatctgcgaaagtattactcaattggaaaaaaatgggttacctttaaccgattcaatcaaaattgttgaaaacgtatttacctccctaaaaaaatctccaggccctgtagcagcagtagcattaaaaaaacttgaagatgttactgaaaaaaatcctggatacaaatttcttctagaattggcaagaatttttagaggtgaagatgtgccggaacatgacaccaaaatggaagaaatttattacaaatttgcgcccattacctcttgcgaggtagaaagaagtttttcaaaatataagtccattttggtggataaccgacaatgttttaaagtagaaaatttagagcaatatcttgtatgcaatgtaaatacgtaa